One genomic segment of Caldimonas brevitalea includes these proteins:
- the ftsL gene encoding cell division protein FtsL: MATRLNIVLFIALVLSGLYLVRISYEARRVFVEVERSQAEERTLQTQFEQLELEKRAQATPLRVEKVAREKLQMRTASAAVTHYVTLPAGAASASSAAAPVPAPSAADGGQR; the protein is encoded by the coding sequence ATGGCCACCCGCTTGAACATCGTGTTGTTCATCGCGCTGGTGCTCAGCGGGCTGTACCTCGTGCGCATCTCTTATGAGGCACGGCGGGTGTTCGTCGAAGTCGAGCGCAGCCAGGCCGAGGAGCGCACGCTGCAAACCCAGTTCGAACAGCTCGAACTGGAAAAGCGCGCCCAGGCCACGCCGCTGCGGGTCGAGAAGGTGGCACGCGAAAAGCTGCAGATGCGCACGGCCTCGGCCGCCGTCACGCACTACGTCACCTTGCCTGCCGGCGCCGCGTCGGCGTCGTCTGCCGCAGCGCCTGTGCCGGCCCCGTCCGCGGCCGACGGAGGTCAGCGATGA
- a CDS encoding peptidoglycan D,D-transpeptidase FtsI family protein: MKQWLSRLNRKGRGADKAPRPHAVRTVMYATSPLLASKTPPWRSKFLVACIGLGFCLLVGRAAYIQIIGTDFYQRQGESRYARTLELPANRGRIIDRNGLILASSVPAPSIWAIPKDLDAGPTERRKLAKLLGMTTAELNKRLEDNPNFVWLRRQVDDSVAEQVKALGLKGVHQVKEYKRRYPEGEAAAHVVGFTNVENQGQEGIELAFQRDLSGRDGTRRVIKDRLGNVVEDLGDRVHPLDGRDIELSIDSKVQFFAYQRIRDAVAEHKAKAGSVVVLDVQTGEVLALANFPSYTPGDRQNLGGSQLRNRAVTDTFEPGSTMKPFIAALALERGQVKPDTAIHTAPGWFMLTGSTIRDAHPHDILTVSEVIQKSSNVGTVKMAMQMPAREMWETFTAVGLGQRPQVPFPGVVSGRLRPYKTWRPIEQATMSYGYGLSVSLFQLARAYTAFARDGEVIPVSLLKTEEPAAGIRVFSPETAQAVRKMLQMAAGPGGTAPKAQTIGYSVGGKSGTAHKQEGKGYADRKYRSWFVGLAPMDKPRIVVAVMVDEPNNGKYFGGDVAAPVFSEVVQQSLRMMGVQPDIAVQPQIMAQQRQAPAVEESF, from the coding sequence ATGAAACAATGGTTGTCACGGCTGAATCGCAAGGGCCGCGGCGCCGACAAGGCGCCGCGGCCACACGCCGTGCGCACGGTGATGTATGCGACCAGCCCGCTGCTCGCGTCCAAGACGCCGCCCTGGCGGTCGAAGTTCCTGGTGGCCTGCATCGGCCTCGGTTTCTGCCTGCTGGTCGGGCGCGCCGCCTACATCCAGATCATCGGCACCGACTTCTATCAGCGGCAGGGCGAAAGCCGTTATGCGCGCACGCTCGAGCTGCCCGCCAACCGCGGCCGCATCATCGACCGCAACGGGCTGATCCTGGCGTCGAGCGTGCCGGCGCCGTCGATCTGGGCCATCCCGAAGGACCTCGACGCCGGGCCCACCGAGCGTCGCAAGCTGGCCAAGCTGCTGGGCATGACGACGGCCGAGCTGAACAAGCGCCTCGAAGACAACCCCAACTTCGTCTGGCTGCGCCGCCAGGTCGACGACAGCGTCGCCGAGCAGGTCAAGGCGCTGGGGTTGAAGGGTGTGCACCAGGTCAAGGAATACAAGCGCCGCTATCCCGAGGGTGAGGCGGCCGCTCACGTGGTCGGCTTCACCAACGTCGAGAACCAGGGCCAGGAAGGCATCGAGCTGGCCTTCCAGCGCGACCTGTCCGGCCGCGACGGCACACGTCGTGTCATCAAGGACCGGCTCGGCAACGTGGTCGAAGACCTGGGTGACCGGGTGCACCCGCTGGATGGTCGCGACATCGAGCTGTCGATTGACTCCAAGGTGCAGTTCTTCGCCTACCAACGCATCCGCGACGCGGTGGCCGAGCACAAGGCCAAGGCCGGCTCGGTGGTGGTGCTCGACGTGCAGACCGGCGAGGTGCTGGCGCTCGCCAATTTCCCGAGCTACACGCCCGGCGACCGCCAGAACCTCGGCGGCTCGCAGCTGCGCAACCGCGCCGTGACCGACACCTTCGAGCCCGGCTCGACGATGAAGCCCTTCATCGCGGCGCTCGCGCTCGAGCGCGGCCAGGTCAAGCCCGACACGGCCATCCACACGGCGCCCGGCTGGTTCATGCTCACCGGCTCGACCATCCGCGACGCGCACCCGCACGACATCCTGACCGTCTCGGAGGTGATCCAGAAGTCGAGCAACGTCGGCACCGTCAAGATGGCGATGCAGATGCCGGCTCGCGAGATGTGGGAGACCTTCACCGCGGTCGGCCTGGGGCAACGGCCGCAGGTGCCGTTCCCCGGTGTGGTGTCGGGGCGTTTGCGGCCCTACAAGACATGGCGGCCGATCGAGCAGGCGACGATGAGCTACGGCTATGGCCTGTCGGTCTCGTTGTTCCAGCTGGCACGCGCCTATACGGCCTTCGCCCGCGATGGCGAGGTGATCCCGGTGTCGCTGCTCAAGACCGAGGAGCCGGCCGCCGGCATCCGCGTGTTCTCGCCCGAGACCGCCCAGGCGGTACGCAAGATGCTGCAGATGGCAGCAGGCCCCGGTGGCACCGCACCCAAGGCGCAGACCATCGGTTATTCGGTCGGCGGCAAGAGCGGCACCGCGCACAAGCAGGAAGGCAAGGGCTACGCAGACCGCAAATACCGCTCGTGGTTCGTCGGGCTGGCGCCGATGGACAAGCCGCGCATCGTCGTCGCGGTGATGGTCGACGAGCCGAACAACGGCAAATACTTCGGCGGCGACGTGGCCGCGCCAGTGTTCAGCGAGGTGGTGCAGCAGAGCCTGCGCATGATGGGCGTGCAGCCGGACATCGCGGTGCAGCCCCAGATCATGGCGCAACAGCGCCAGGCGCCGGCCGTCGAGGAGAGCTTCTGA
- a CDS encoding UDP-N-acetylmuramoyl-L-alanyl-D-glutamate--2,6-diaminopimelate ligase, which produces MSLPVFPTPESAAEWLRQQVQGRLRTDSRQVGAGDGFIAWPGYAVDGRRFVGAALQAGATACLVEADGVEAFGFDTSEQRGRVAAVAGLKAASGRIADVYYGEPSRRLRVVASTGTNGKTSTAWWTAQALSLLGKRCGVIGTLGVGEPPSRVAPEAEVIATGLTTPDPVTLHGSLRRFADTGYAACAIEASSIGIVEHRLDALRIEVALFTNFTRDHLDYHGDMDAYWEAKAQLFDWPGLRAAVLNLDDPRGVAVAERLRREGRLQVWGYTRGATGELRAADVGYQGGGLGFTLIEGTRAVPVRTRLIGDYNVANLLAVIGGLRALDVPLADAAALCAELTPVPGRMQRVGGDRGPLAVVDYAHTPDALEQALRALQPLARERGGRLWCVFGCGGDRDATKRPLMGAIAERLADLTVVTSDNPRSESPEAILEQIVAGMQQREQAAVEVDRRVAIAGALVAAEPRDVVLIAGKGHEDYQDIAGVKSHFSDVEEALDALSRRANA; this is translated from the coding sequence ATGTCGCTGCCGGTCTTTCCCACCCCCGAGTCGGCGGCCGAATGGCTGCGCCAGCAGGTGCAGGGGCGTTTGCGAACCGACAGCCGCCAGGTTGGCGCCGGCGACGGTTTCATCGCCTGGCCGGGCTATGCCGTCGACGGCCGCCGTTTCGTGGGCGCCGCGTTGCAAGCTGGTGCCACGGCCTGCCTCGTCGAGGCGGACGGCGTGGAGGCGTTCGGCTTCGACACGTCGGAACAGCGTGGCCGCGTCGCGGCGGTGGCCGGGCTGAAGGCCGCCAGCGGCCGCATCGCCGACGTCTATTACGGCGAGCCGTCGCGCCGCCTGCGGGTGGTGGCCAGCACCGGCACCAATGGCAAGACGTCGACCGCCTGGTGGACGGCCCAGGCCCTCAGCCTGCTCGGCAAGCGCTGCGGCGTGATCGGCACACTGGGGGTCGGCGAGCCGCCTTCGCGCGTGGCCCCGGAGGCCGAGGTGATCGCCACCGGCCTCACCACGCCCGACCCGGTGACCTTGCATGGGTCGCTGCGGCGCTTCGCCGACACCGGTTACGCCGCTTGCGCCATCGAGGCGTCGTCGATCGGCATCGTCGAGCACCGGCTCGACGCCTTGCGGATCGAAGTCGCCCTGTTCACCAATTTCACGCGCGACCACCTCGACTACCACGGCGACATGGACGCCTATTGGGAGGCCAAGGCCCAGTTGTTCGACTGGCCGGGCCTGCGAGCGGCGGTGCTGAACCTCGACGATCCCCGCGGCGTCGCGGTGGCCGAGCGGCTGCGCCGCGAGGGACGCCTGCAGGTGTGGGGCTACACCCGCGGTGCGACGGGCGAACTGCGCGCCGCCGACGTGGGCTACCAGGGCGGCGGGCTGGGCTTCACGCTGATCGAAGGCACGCGCGCGGTGCCGGTGCGCACCCGTTTGATCGGCGACTACAACGTCGCCAACCTGCTCGCGGTGATCGGCGGCCTGCGCGCGCTCGACGTGCCGCTGGCCGATGCCGCCGCCTTGTGCGCCGAGCTGACGCCGGTGCCCGGGCGCATGCAGCGTGTCGGCGGCGATCGCGGCCCGCTCGCGGTGGTCGATTACGCCCACACGCCCGACGCGCTCGAGCAGGCGCTGCGCGCCTTGCAGCCGCTGGCGCGGGAGCGTGGCGGCCGGCTCTGGTGCGTGTTCGGCTGCGGCGGCGACCGCGACGCGACCAAGCGGCCGCTGATGGGCGCGATTGCCGAACGCCTCGCCGACCTGACGGTGGTCACCAGCGACAACCCGCGCAGCGAGTCTCCCGAGGCGATCCTCGAACAGATCGTCGCCGGCATGCAGCAGCGCGAGCAGGCCGCGGTGGAGGTCGACCGCCGGGTCGCCATCGCCGGCGCGCTGGTCGCCGCCGAGCCGCGCGACGTCGTGCTGATCGCCGGCAAGGGCCACGAGGACTACCAGGACATCGCCGGCGTGAAGTCGCATTTCTCCGACGTCGAGGAAGCCCTCGACGCCTTGTCCAGGAGGGCAAACGCATGA
- a CDS encoding UDP-N-acetylmuramoyl-tripeptide--D-alanyl-D-alanine ligase gives MMTLELAQTLLPGATRVGAADVQVRRVHTDTRTLQAGDLFVAIKGERFDAHDFLAQAQAAGAVAAIAERGLAEAGLPGLLVADTRAALGELAAGWRRRFELPLVAVTGSNGKTTVTQMIAAILRAWLGDAAFSTQGNFNNDIGLPLTLLRLRAEHGAGVVELGMNHPGEIAYLSRIAAPTVALVNNAQREHQEFMASVEAVARENGSVIEALGHDGVAVFPADEEHTPLWRELAGTRRVLTFARATDADVSGDAQWQGDHWQLALHTPLGDATAELRIAGAHNIKNALAATACAVAAGVPLEAIARGLSAFEPVKGRSQVKQFSRGGRTVTLVDDTYNANPDSMRAAVDVVAEMPGPRWLVLGDMGEVGDQGPAFHTEVGDYARERGIDAVWTAGEQMAHAARAYGSARHFDGVPELVAALGEQPAAACVLVKGSRFMKMERVVEALLSSGGAPDDNKNAPAGSGAQEPRC, from the coding sequence ATGATGACGCTCGAACTGGCCCAGACCCTGCTGCCGGGCGCCACCCGGGTCGGCGCTGCCGACGTGCAGGTCCGGCGGGTCCATACCGACACGCGCACGCTGCAGGCGGGCGATCTGTTCGTCGCGATCAAGGGCGAGCGCTTCGACGCGCACGACTTCCTCGCGCAGGCACAAGCCGCCGGTGCGGTGGCCGCCATCGCCGAACGCGGGTTGGCCGAAGCCGGACTGCCCGGGCTGCTGGTGGCCGACACGCGTGCCGCGCTCGGCGAACTGGCCGCCGGCTGGCGCCGCCGTTTCGAGCTGCCGCTGGTAGCGGTCACCGGCAGCAACGGCAAGACCACCGTGACGCAGATGATCGCCGCGATCCTGCGCGCCTGGCTGGGGGATGCCGCCTTCTCGACGCAGGGCAACTTCAACAACGACATCGGCCTGCCGCTGACACTGCTGCGCCTGCGCGCCGAGCATGGCGCGGGTGTGGTCGAGCTCGGCATGAACCACCCGGGCGAGATCGCCTACCTGTCGCGCATCGCGGCCCCCACGGTGGCGCTGGTCAACAACGCGCAGCGCGAGCACCAGGAGTTCATGGCCAGTGTCGAAGCGGTGGCGCGCGAGAACGGCAGCGTGATCGAGGCGTTGGGGCACGACGGCGTCGCGGTGTTCCCGGCCGACGAAGAACACACCCCGCTGTGGCGCGAGCTGGCCGGCACCCGCCGCGTCTTGACGTTTGCACGCGCGACCGACGCCGACGTCAGCGGCGACGCACAGTGGCAGGGCGATCATTGGCAGCTGGCGTTGCACACGCCGCTGGGCGACGCGACTGCCGAGCTGCGCATCGCCGGAGCCCACAACATCAAGAATGCGCTGGCGGCCACGGCCTGTGCGGTTGCCGCCGGCGTGCCGCTCGAGGCGATCGCGCGCGGGCTGTCGGCCTTCGAGCCGGTCAAGGGCCGTTCACAGGTGAAGCAATTCAGCCGAGGCGGCCGGACCGTCACGCTGGTCGACGACACCTACAACGCCAACCCCGATTCGATGCGCGCGGCGGTCGATGTGGTGGCCGAGATGCCCGGCCCGCGCTGGCTGGTGCTGGGCGACATGGGCGAGGTGGGCGACCAGGGCCCGGCCTTCCACACCGAGGTGGGCGACTACGCACGCGAGCGCGGCATCGATGCGGTCTGGACGGCGGGTGAACAGATGGCGCATGCGGCCCGGGCGTATGGCAGCGCACGCCATTTCGACGGCGTGCCCGAACTGGTGGCGGCCCTCGGTGAACAGCCGGCGGCCGCCTGCGTGCTGGTCAAGGGCTCGCGCTTCATGAAGATGGAACGGGTGGTGGAAGCCCTGCTGAGCAGTGGCGGCGCACCCGACGACAACAAGAACGCGCCGGCAGGTTCCGGCGCCCAGGAGCCCCGATGCTGA
- the mraY gene encoding phospho-N-acetylmuramoyl-pentapeptide-transferase has translation MLIALAEWLQTVQPDWTFLRVFQYLTFRAVMSALTALLIGLVLGPWVIRRLAELKIGQPIREYGVQTHLAKSGTPTMGGVLILLSIALSTLLWFDWTNRFVWIVLLVTLGMGAIGWVDDWRKVVQKNPEGMRSREKYFWQSVIGLLAAIYLAFSVSETSNLRVLELFVRWVQSGFSNPLPPNADLFVPFFKTISYPLGVYGFMILTYLVIVGASNAVNLTDGLDGLAIMPVVMVGSALGVFAYVAGSSVFSKYLIFPYIPGAGELLIFCAAMAGSGLAFLWFNTHPAQVFMGDVGALALGGALGTIAVITRQEILLAVMGGIFVVEALSVMLQVSYFKFTKKRYGEGRRILKMAPLHHHFEKSGWKETQVVVRFWIITMLLCLVGLSSLKLR, from the coding sequence ATGCTGATCGCCCTTGCCGAGTGGCTGCAGACCGTGCAGCCCGACTGGACCTTTTTGCGGGTGTTCCAGTACCTGACCTTCCGCGCCGTGATGTCGGCCCTGACCGCCTTGCTGATCGGCCTGGTGCTCGGGCCGTGGGTGATCCGCCGCCTGGCCGAGCTGAAAATCGGCCAGCCGATCCGCGAGTACGGCGTGCAAACCCACTTGGCCAAGAGCGGCACGCCCACGATGGGCGGTGTGCTGATCCTGCTGAGCATCGCCTTGTCGACGCTGCTGTGGTTCGACTGGACCAACCGTTTCGTCTGGATCGTGCTGCTGGTCACGCTGGGCATGGGCGCGATCGGCTGGGTCGACGACTGGCGCAAGGTGGTGCAGAAGAACCCCGAGGGCATGCGCTCGCGCGAGAAGTACTTCTGGCAGTCGGTGATCGGCCTGCTGGCGGCCATCTACCTCGCCTTCAGCGTCTCGGAAACGTCGAACCTGCGGGTGTTGGAGCTGTTCGTGCGCTGGGTGCAATCGGGCTTCTCGAACCCGTTGCCACCGAATGCCGACCTGTTCGTGCCGTTCTTCAAGACCATCAGCTACCCGCTGGGGGTCTACGGCTTCATGATCCTCACCTATCTGGTGATCGTCGGCGCCAGCAATGCGGTCAACCTGACCGACGGGCTGGACGGGCTGGCGATCATGCCGGTCGTGATGGTGGGGTCGGCGCTGGGCGTGTTCGCCTATGTGGCGGGCAGTTCGGTGTTCTCGAAATACCTGATCTTTCCCTACATCCCCGGCGCCGGCGAACTGCTGATCTTCTGTGCCGCGATGGCCGGGTCGGGCCTCGCCTTCCTGTGGTTCAACACGCATCCGGCGCAGGTGTTCATGGGCGACGTCGGCGCGCTGGCGCTGGGTGGCGCGCTCGGCACCATCGCCGTCATCACGCGGCAGGAGATCCTGCTGGCGGTGATGGGCGGCATCTTCGTCGTCGAGGCGCTGTCGGTGATGTTGCAGGTCAGCTATTTCAAGTTCACCAAGAAGCGGTATGGCGAAGGCCGTCGCATCCTGAAGATGGCGCCGCTGCACCATCACTTCGAAAAGTCCGGCTGGAAAGAGACGCAGGTGGTGGTCCGCTTCTGGATCATCACGATGCTGCTGTGCCTGGTCGGCCTGTCGTCGTTGAAGCTGCGTTGA